In the genome of Lathyrus oleraceus cultivar Zhongwan6 chromosome 4, CAAS_Psat_ZW6_1.0, whole genome shotgun sequence, the window CATTACACGGTTCATCTTCAACTGCATTTATtatgaccattgcatttggtgATGTTCATTTTCATTTACAAGATCATTTGCATATGATTCATAAAGATGAAAGTTAGAAAGttttaacttttatttttaaCTTTTACAAATCACCTATTACATTTAAAGTCAAAATCATAAAGTTGAATTTTAGCTTTAATCCTTTAAATACTCattgcattttgatccttataatCATTTCCCCTCTTTTTCTCTTTTAATGATCCTAATACACTCTAAGTTTTTTTAGAGAGCATAAGGAAGTATTTTTACAAAATAAGAGAGCATTGTTATCATAATCATCTAATCATCTTAGTCTTATTTTTAGCATATATTTTAAGAGGTATTTTGCATATTAACTTTAGTTTTTTAGCATTAGTAAGATATATTAAGTCATTATTTTTTATATCATTCTCAACATAGTAAAgtcatttttaaaaaattaaaaatatgcatacATTTTTAATAGTGCATTTTGGTcttgaaaatgaaaataataataagTATATTAATATGTGGGTTACATCATTTTGTGTTTATGATACATTCAAGtgtatttaaaaaaaatcagAAGCAATTTTGTTCTTTATAGGCATCCATCGTGATGCATTATAAGGTCCCTCCATGAAGCCTCACGCATCCTCACTCCATCACCTTGCAAAATTTAGCAGCATACCATGAGCATAACATGAACAATATTCAGCATACAACATACACATGACATAAAAAAAAGTCACCAAAATAGGATATTTTCAAGCACAATTCCGTAAAAAGATGATACCATCATCTCAGAGGTAGCAGCAAATGGTACTAATAAAAATCAGCAAAATACACCATCATACATCACACATAGCATAGAAAAAGGGGACCACACCAAAAGAACGTACAAGCAAATCACAAAAAACTTTCTCAGCAAGCAGAATTTCGTTTCACTCCCACTCACAAAATAATCCTATAAAATTAGGGattctgttggtgtaagccctagaggccaatacttttggtacttgtatcgaattatttattaataataaaaggctttttctttattatgtttgtctaataaagtccctagaatagatagtccgtttaatgtatcaagtgtgacttaatcatgagatcacattaaacataaggacactattcttaaagtatccatagttgagctttattgtgaagtgggataacattaaagcattaagactattatgtgtatagactgatgatcacatctcatggatcatggataaggagttatcaagtcttaaacataggtatgaatattaagagtaatatttatactggattgacccgctatgagaatactatataaaatgttatgcaaagtttcataagttattctcatggtgataatggtgtataccacccttcgacctgaaaccactatggaccctagatgtagagtcgagtgccttattgctgatcaaacattatccgtaacaGGATGACCAcaaagacagttgatgggtactccacgaagcatgctaagggacatgagtgacctagatggaaaTTTATTGAAtggggtcaaaattggggtatgacaacacCTATTTAACCTCATAATGTGGCTAATGTACCAGTCCTTAGAATGTCAAATAGAACACGTAGAGCTCCAGCTAGCCTACAAGATTATGTGTGCCACACTCCATACCCTTTTACTCACTCTCTCACATATGACAAACTCTCATCTCCATACAAAGATTACGTACTCAATGTGTCCTCAATTTATGATCCACAATATTATCATCAAACAGCTAACATCCCTGAGTGGTGCAAGGCAATGTCTGAAGAAATAGCATCCCTTAAGGCCAATCATACTTGGACAATTCAAGCTCTTCCACCTAGCAAGAAAAAATTTGGTTGCATATAGGTCTATAAAACAAAGTTTAATGTTGATGGCTATTTAGACAAACACAAAGCTCGACAGGTTGCTAAGGGATACACTCAGAAACCTGACATTGACCTCATCAACACATTCTCTCCAGTTGCAAAACTCACTTCAGTTAGAGTAATTCACAATCTAACTGCTACATACAACTGGAAATTAGCTCAGTTGGACATCAACAATGCATTCTCAAATGGTGATCTCTTTGAAAAATCTACATGGATTTGCCACTTGGTTATCCAAGTGAGGGGGAGAACATGGTACGTAAACTACACAATTCATTATATAGCCTAACGCAAGCTTCAAGACAATGGTACCATAAGTTTTCAACAATAATTATGCAACATGGCTTCATTCAATCATCAGTAGATCATTCATTATTCACAAAAGGATCAGGCAACTCTCTTGTGGCTCTCTTGGTATATGCTGATGACATAGGGCTTGCCAATCCAAATTCCAATTTGATCCAAGAAACTCAGGCACTTCTCCAAAGTATGtttaagttgaagcttttaagaGATCTCAAATACTTCATTGGCTTGTAACTTGTCAGGTCAAGTAAAGGCATTCATTTGTGCTAAAGAAACTATACTTTACAACTACTCATTGATACAGGTTTCATCGATGCTAAACCTATTTCTCTCCCTATGGACCCAAGTGCCAGTTTCAATAATGAAGATGGACCATTGCTTGAAGATATTTCTCAATATAGATGGATAACCGATAGATTATTGTATCAGACAGTTTTCAGACCCGATATTTCCTTTGCAATAAACAAGCTCAGTTAATACATGATTAAACCTCGACAACCTCATATGAATGGAGTTCATCAAGTGTTACAATACTTGAAGGGTACACCGGGATAAGGAGTCATGTTTTCTGTTAATCCATCACTTCATATCTCTGCTTATTCAGATGCAGATCGGGGGAGCTGCATCACGACAAGGAAATCTACCACTGGATTTTGGATATTCATCGACGAATCCTTGGTGGTTTGGAGATCTAAGAAGCAAGCAACTATGTTGAGATCATCAGGTCAAGCAGAATATAGAGTTCTAGCCTCTGCAACATCTAAATTGTTGTGGTTGAAACAACTCTTAAGAGCATTTAACATTGATGTTCCATAATGTAAAGTATTTTGTGATAGCAAATCAGCAATCCAAATGGCAAGCAACCTTATGAGTCATGAAAGAGCCAAGCACGTTAACATCGATTCTTACTTCATTCGAGGACATGTTTCCACAAATTTCATCAAGTTGATCTATATTTCATCCAAATACCAGCTAGCATGTCCGCACACTAAAGCTCTTCCAAGAAACACTTTCCAATATCTAACATCTAAATTAGAAATTTGCAATCTTCTAACTAATCAACTATAAGTTAGTTATTTGGATTGTAACTACTTCTCAAATTTACTATGAAAATTGTCTAACTTTACATTCATTCAACAAATAATTCTGAATTACTCATTTTTATTATGAATCTCTCATGTTACAATAAAACATGCATTGCTCTAAAACATGCATTGCTCGTATTTTCTAAAAAAGATAGAGAGGCGTAACTAATGTTTTTTTCTTGCCTTTTCGTTCCTAAATAAGTACTAGTAGCCCTTATTAAAGTGCTTATTATTTCTTATTATTTCTTAACCTCCAAGTTACAAAACTTTTAAAGTGCTACGATTGCTCATATTGTCATTAGACATAATCATTATGAAAACTGTTATGCTAAAAATTAATGTCCATAATTTAATGATCCTCTTAATATTTTAGTTTAACTGGTGCGCCAAATTTACAACTGCACAACACATTTTCTATGACAGAGCACCAGAAACTAAAGATATGTAATTCACAGCCCTTTAAAAAAGAAACTAAATATATGGTTGGTCAGTCAAAAATGTTGCTTACAGCATTACCTAATGAAAACATACAAAAGAAAATAGAATAGATATTGTTAGTGCCCTGAACTGTCTCTCTTTAAATGGAAAGAAGTTGCAAAATTTTATTCGGATCCGGAATCAGAATCGGGGTCTCCATCCACAATTTCAGGAAAAGGTTCATATTCATCATCCACTGAATCACCAAACTTCTTAAATGCAAATTGCTGAACCAAATTAGTATCTGATGTCTGTACTGGACTTTTGCTCACTGAAGCTAAATCCGAATTATTGGCTTCATTATGAGGTAGGGTGCTGTCTGAAACAATCCTCTCTGGTTCTATATCTGTAGCTGCACCACTGTGAATGTCAATGACGGTAGGAATGCTTGTTTGGCAAGGAACAGATTCTCCAGGATGATCTGACTTGAATGTGGTTTCATTATCGACGGATCTCATCTCAACATCTGCACATGTGGCAGTCTCAGGTACCATCTCACTCCTCTCTTGGTTGTCGGCGCTGGAAGGCAGCGGTGTGGCCACTTCAGAAGACTCTTTGGTTTCTTTTGTATTTTCAGTCCATAACCGACCCATCTCATCATCCCCATTTGCCAAATAGTCGGTAAGTAGATTTTCACGAGAGGCCGGAGGTTCTGCTTGAGGAAAACCAAATTGAGAGTTTTTGTTCCGGCTAACATATTCATCTCGGTAACTGAACTGAGTTTCACGAAAAGTATCGTTGTTTGGAGGGACATAATCAACTAAAGGAAGTGCCCTGGGATGTATAAGCACTTCCAAGGTTAACATAGCATGGGCACAGAACTCAGCAAGCTTTGTTCCAGTTTGTTGTTTTCCTGCAATGACATAAATTTCATTATGTTCAAGCAAATAGAGACAAAATCAAATACAATTTCATAAAGTTGTAGGAATGAGCATGAGGAAGGTTTAAATGCTATTTTTTGTTTCAATAATAAAACAGAAAATAGGGACAGAAATATCACTAAGAAAAAGAGTTCATATTGAATCATTGATATAGAAGTACCTCTTCGGAAAAGTTCAAGGCCCTGTGATAAATATGGGGGCCGCGATGCAGAAAGAAAAGACGCCAAAAGAGCACGCAGTGCAGCAAGCTGCAAATCTGTGGCAGTTGCAGCAGGATCCTTTTTCTGAAACACATTTATTTCTTCACTAGGTGAACCTTCTCTGAAAGAATCCATTGCTATGGCTATCAAAAGACTATCAACTTTAGATCTCCACTGTTCTGATTTTAAAGAACCCGCCTgtaaaaaaataataaaactttTGAGTAGTCCCTTTAAAATTGAGAGGCAAATAAAGATCTCCACTACCAAGGATTTGTTTGATTTACACTTAATATTAAGGGGAACTCCATAAATGGATCTCATGCGAGAATTTCATCGTCAAACTTCTCAGATAGCTATGAAGGGGATATCAAACTTACTACAGAGTTTAAAAAAGTTACTTCTAACGGCACCAGAATATTTGACCACAATGTTAAAGAAAGTATCTTAGAATATCTTAGAGGGAGCAGGTTGGGGATTACAATAGAAGAAGCAGTCTATTGCTCTCATTTGTACCGACATTTTTTATTCCATCCAACCATATAATTACAGCAAAAACTATGAACAAGAATTACAATTGAATGTAGGGACAGGTTTATGAAGGAACAACATTACTTATTTCAAACTAGAGATGCATACCACAGTAATAAGAGCCTCTAATGCCTCAAGTGCAGCTATCCTCAGAGAAATTGGAGCCACTCGACATTTCTTAGGAACTTGTACTCCTAAAACACCACCTGCCTCATTTTCCTGAAGGGATCCATTTGTACTGCTATGCTTCCTTTTTCTATTACTTGCTGGTTGCAGCGCTGCGGGGGAGACGTCAGTATTAGAACCATTTGGCATGCTTACGTTCTTCTTCTCTAGGGTACTCAAATCAGCAATAGCATTATCAACAACTTCCTTTGACAGGCATAAAGCCATTCCTGTTCAATATAATTAATCAGTAAATATCATTATGTAGGTAAAAACATTTCCACTTATAAATAAATTAAACCCCAAAATACCCTCATTAAAACATCtctttttaaaaatgttttaggttTTTGAGGTCCCTCCCTTGATTCGGTCAATAGAGCATATTTGGATGTGAGTGGGGGGCTGCTATGGCCACCACTCCACTAATTCACATTACTATAGCTAGAGAATAATGGGCGACCGCCGCTTATTGGTAAACTATGAGCAGAAAGAAAGGAACTTAGTTAAGAGATTTCACATACCAACACCCATGGATATGAGTAGAATCTTTGCAACTGAATAGACCTTAATCCTTATTTCTGGCAGCTCACATGTCTTGAAGTACTTCGTAATTAAACGTACAATAGAGGCAGCATGTGGTAATAGTTGACTGCAATATAAATATGGGCAATGAGTAGAAGAACTCTGCATTCTTTCAAGAAATGAATATATAAAACATATATCAGAGGAAACATGGAAATCATGCACGGGAGCAGGTTTGAAACACCATTAGAA includes:
- the LOC127076040 gene encoding uncharacterized protein LOC127076040, giving the protein MAAFDHFGDMYDVALKPRLLNTLITDHLPTVDHPFSNPSELSKVVSLIKTHSLLSEDVTDSFESKQIKAWKSSVTSWVDRVLLLLSSHSPDKRWAGISLLGVTCEECNSDRFQESYTVWFQKLLTSLQSPEDSHLVRVAACASISDLLARLSGFPKFKKDGSASAVKVVQPVLKMLHDDNSEVVWEAAIHVICTLITSFPFSIQRHYDSVESAIAVKLVSGGCSHDMMKKLAHCLALLPKSKGDEESWSVMLQKILILINDQLNLKFEGLEEEYIRKEFNGLLILPGKQPPPPLGGYASTKEASDNTTKRSKQSRTSSVSTLMSSCCMLLTNAYQVKVNVPVRLLLVLVERILMVNGALPEMSLPFMTARQQENICSELPVLHTCSLELLTAIIKATGSQLLPHAASIVRLITKYFKTCELPEIRIKVYSVAKILLISMGVGMALCLSKEVVDNAIADLSTLEKKNVSMPNGSNTDVSPAALQPASNRKRKHSSTNGSLQENEAGGVLGVQVPKKCRVAPISLRIAALEALEALITVAGSLKSEQWRSKVDSLLIAIAMDSFREGSPSEEINVFQKKDPAATATDLQLAALRALLASFLSASRPPYLSQGLELFRRGKQQTGTKLAEFCAHAMLTLEVLIHPRALPLVDYVPPNNDTFRETQFSYRDEYVSRNKNSQFGFPQAEPPASRENLLTDYLANGDDEMGRLWTENTKETKESSEVATPLPSSADNQERSEMVPETATCADVEMRSVDNETTFKSDHPGESVPCQTSIPTVIDIHSGAATDIEPERIVSDSTLPHNEANNSDLASVSKSPVQTSDTNLVQQFAFKKFGDSVDDEYEPFPEIVDGDPDSDSGSE